The Pediococcus inopinatus region CCTTTTGACATTGCAATTTTACAAAATGCAAAATATTATGGATATGGTGATTCACAAATTGCGCGATTATGGAAATGTTCTAACAAGAAAGTTCGTGAATTCCGACATGCCAATCAGATTGAACCAACGTTTAAGGGAATTGAACCCACAGCCGGGGAATTTCCATACAATAATCGGAGTTATTATACGACGTTTGAAACTGAAAATGAGGCGCAAATAAGCGAACGACCAAAAGTATTTATTTTAGGCACCGCAAATAATCAGGTTGGAACTAACGCTGCCGCAGATTACGTCACCGTTCATACAATTCAAACTTGTCAAAAGTTGGGATACGAAACTATTTTAATTAATAATAATCCAGGAGCTATTTCGATTTTACCGCGGTTAGCTGATAAACTTTACTTAGAGCCTCTGACTGTTGAAAACTGTCTGAATATTATTAATAGTGAGCAACCAGATTTTGTGATTGCTCAAGGAAAATGGCAGATTGTGACTGATCTGAGTAAGGCCGGTGTAAACATCACTCAGTTGCCTCTTTCAAGAACTTCAAGAGCTGAAAATGTTGATTCACATTACTTAGTAGTAGGCGAAAAGTCAGGTGATAATGAACGTAATTTAGGTTGTTTTCAAACGGCCAGTGATGCCAGCTTACGTTTTCCTTCTCAAGCTGATCCTGAAATCTCGAATAAAATTAAGCGTATTTCTCAAAGCGAATTACGAAAGCAAACGGATGGTATTTACCAGATTATGTTTAAGCAAGAGGGAAGCCATTTGATTGTTACAGGGACGATTCCCCTCGCAATTCAAGATATTCCCTTCATGACGGTTGCTTTAAATTATGATTTAGTGGAAGATGTTGTGAAAATGATGCTTGGCCAAACCGAAAATTCGAAAAAAGTTGAACCTCCAGTAGGTGAGGGACAACTTAAGTTAGATCATATTTTTCCTTATGAACAATTGCAGATTGAAAAACCGCAGAATCCGCCGTTTTCATTGGCAATTGGGGCAAAAATTACTAAAATTTAAGAAAAACACCACTTCCGAAAAATGGAGTGGTGTTTTTAATTTATTTACGTAATTTATTCACGATATTTTCGTCAGGATCTACCAAAATGGTATTTTGACCTTCGTATATTACTAATCCTGGTTTGGCGCCATTTGGTTTATGAACGCGTTTAACCGGTACATAATCAACCGGAACATGTGAAGACAATTGGGCTTTTGAAAAGTAAGCAGCCAGATTAGCCGCCTCTGAGAGTGTTTGTTCTGAAGGATCCGAGCTGTGTATGATTACATGAGAGCCGGGAATTTTTTGGGTATGCAACCAAATATCAGTTTTTTTAGCAGTTTTTAATGTAAGCCGATCATTTTGGGTGTCGTTTTTTCCAACAGATATTTGAGTACCATCTGTAGCCTGAAATGTTTCTGGTTTAGAAGTTTGGAGCCGTTTTTGCTTCTTCTTTTTTTGATTTGGTTTTAAATAACCTTCTTTTTCAAGTTCTTCACGGATTTCATCCAAATCTTGGGGATTAGCCAGTTCGATTTGGGTCATGATATTATCCAGATAGTCAATTTCTTGATGTGTCTTCTCAAGTTGTTCAGAAACATAATGCACCGCATTTTTAGCTTTTTGATACTTTTTGAAATATTTTTGGGCGTTTTGAGATGGCGAGATCTGATTAGATAGGGAGATTTTAATGTCCCGATTTTCTTCGTAAAAATTAGGTAGGGTAATTTCAGTCATACCCCGATCTACCTGATTAAGATAAGTAGTTAAAATCTCTCCTTTAACTTTGTAGGTATCAGCTTGTTCGGAGTTCACAAGGGTTTGGTTTAATTTCTTTAATTTGGTTTTATTTTTTTTCAAATCATTTTTAACTACTCGAACAAGGTTGCCTGCTTTTTGAATAACCCGGTCTCGCTGAGCTTTGGCCACATAAAAGGCGTCCAGTAGAGAACTAAGCGATTCGAACTGTTTGACTTGTCCTTCCAAAGTGGCATACGGAAAGGCCGTAAATATTGCTTTTTGTTTTTGTGTAGTCATTGTTGGTTCAGGATGTTCAAACTTAGCAAAAAAATCGGTGAACGCATTTTCTGAGGAATGTTGATGTAAATAATTTGCGAGTTCTAAACTAGTTTCCTTATTCAATCCCTGATAATTTTTACGCAGTTCATCAGCAAGGACTTCTTGGTTAGGGAACTTTTGTAAATCAGTCTTGTAGTCCTCACTAGAGTCGCTAAAAGGATTCTTTTTATCTTGACTGGGTGGGGTAAGGTAGGTCGCTCCAGGCAAAAGCAAGCGATAACGATTTTGATCGGCATTAATATGTTTAATGGTATCGATGATTACCTTTGTGGAATTGTTGAGCAAGATAATATTGCTACGACGTCCCATAATTTCAACGGCAAGCAACAATTCGTCAATATCCCCAAGTTCATTTCTTTTTGAAAACGAAAAGTTAATTATTCGGTCATTTTCCACCTGCTTGATGGAGTTTAAAATGGCACCGTCTAAATATTTTCTCAGCATCATTGTAAAATTTGTTGGGACAGCAGGATTCGCATAAGGAATTTGAGTAACCTGTACGCGGGCGTAATTAGGGTGTGCGGAAAGTAAAACAGGAAAGTTTTTTCGATTTGCTCTAAAAGTAATAATAATTTCATTGTCGTAAGGTTGATGGATTTTAGTAATTCGTCCACTTTGTAACAAAGAATTTAATTCGTGAACCATGGCGTGTGTAAAGGAACCGTCAAATGACATAATTAGACCTACTTTCTTCTTGAATAAACTGTTAATATCTAGTATACCAGTCTAAAAAGGGAAAGTAATAAATGAAAGCTTGAGAATCAGTCTGAAAGCGCATTTGTTTACGAAAGTTTGAAGAGTTTTTGAATTTTTTTGAATTTGTGATACTATTGAAATATTAATTTTAAAATCAGAAGTTGGTGTATAAATGAAAACGGCCATTGTAACGGATAGTACCTGTTACTTAACAGACAAAGAAATTGCAGATAACCACATTACTGTAGTACCGATCCCGGTAGTGATTGACGGTAAAAGCTATGATGAGGGAGTAGATATTACAACTGAAGAGTTCTACCAAAAATTACGGACATCTGGATCTTTTCCAAGCACTACACAACCCCCATTGGGAAAAATGATTGAGTTATATAAAACCCTCCGTGACAAGGGGTATGAAAATGTTATTAGTATTCATTTAGCAAGTACAATTTCAGGATTTGTTAATAGTCTTGATTCCATTAAAGACGAAATTGAAGGCCTGAATGTGTATGTTTATGATTCTGAGATAACAGTTCGATTAATGGGGACACTTGCGTTAGAAGCTGCTAGAATGGCTCGTGAAGAGCAATCTCCGGAAGATATTTTAACGCATCTAAATGAACTTCGCGCCACATTTGGGGAATATTTTATTGTAGATGATTTACAGAATCTTGTCCGTGGGGGACGCTTATCGAACGCCTCAGCTTTTATTGGGGGACTACTTAAAATTAAACCTATTTTGACCTTCAATGATGCTCATGAAATTGTGGCTTTTGAAAAGGTTCGCTCAGCAAAAAAAGCTTTTGCACGAGTTGAGGAATTATTTGCTCAAAATAAGGCGGAGATTAATTATCCAATCCGAGCAATTATTATCCATGCAAACGATGAACCGGGGGCATTGAAGTGGCAAGAGCGTTTACAAGCAAAATATCCAGATCTACCAATTGATATCAGCTATTTTGGCCCGGTGATTGGAACTCATTTAGGGGAAAAAGCATTGGCGCTGGCATGGTTACGGGACTATACAAAACATTAGGCAAGAAGATGGTTAGGTCACACAAGGTGGCAGATCCATCTTTTTTAATATTAAAAAAAGTTAGTGGAAAAGGATTAGTACTTTTGTTGTGAACTGAGGGCTAATGTGATATGGTTAATTTAATACAATCGGAATGGTGAGTATTGATCGCCATGAAAAAAATTATTAGGAACACAAAATACTAAGACTCTCTGCAATGGAGCGTTTTGGTGTTTATTAGAAGAAGGAGTTTTTTATGCGTAAATTAAAGGTTAAGAATAATGAAGTGGCAGTTTATGCCATTGGTGGTTTGGGAGAAATCGGTAAAAATATGTACTGTGTCCAGTATCAAGATGAAATTGTGATCATTGATTGTGGGATCAAATTTCCGGAGGATGAGTTATTAGGTGTCGATTATATTATTCCTGACTATCAATTTCTGATTGAAAATCAAAAGAAAATCAAAGCAATGGTGATTACCCACGGACATGAAGATCATATCGGAGGAATTCCATTCTTTTTACAAAAGTTGAATGTTCCAATTTGGGCTGGCCCATTTGCGTCAGAATTAATTAAAGGAAAATTAAAAGAACATAATTTATTACGGACGACTGAATTACATGAACTGCAAGAAGATACGGTTTTAAAATTCCGTAAACTGTCTGTCTCGTTTTTTAGAACAACTCATTCAATTCCAGATACTTTGGGAATTGCAGTTCACACACCACAAGGAACAGTTGTACAAACGGGTGACTTTAAGTTTGATTTAACTCCGGTTGGTGATTTACCATCTCCAAATTTCCAAAAAATGGCTGCAATTGGTGGAAAAGATTCCTTACTTTTGATGTCTGATAGTACAAATGCAGAACGTCCAACATTTACAAAGTCTGAACGATTTGTTGAGAAAAGTATCAAACGAATTTTTACAGAAATTCAAGGGCGGATTATTTTTGCAACTTTCGCTTCTAACGTGTATCGAGTACGAGAAGCCTGTGAAGCCGCATTAGAACAAGGCAGAAAGATTGCCATTTTTGGAAGAAGTATGGAGAACGCTATTGAGGCTGGACAGAAATTAGGCTATTTAAATATTCCAGAAGAAGCGTTAGTAGATGCTCAGGAATTGCATAATCTGCCAGCCAATAAGCTGATGATTTTGTGCACGGGTTCACAAGGTGAACCAATGGCAGCGTTGAGCCGAATTGCTAATGGAACGCATCGACAAATTAGTTTACAACCTGACGATACGGTTGTCTTCTCAAGTAATCCAATTCCAGGAAATACCGTCAGTGTAAATAACCTTATCAATAAATTAGACGAAGCTGGCGTTACAGTTATCCATGGTAAAGTAAATAATATCCATACTTCAGGTCATGGTGGTCAAGAAGATCAAAAATTGATGTTACGCTTAATCAAGCCAAAGTTTTTCATGCCTTGTCATGGTGAATTTAGAATGCAGATGATTCATACTAAGCTTGCTGAGCAAACTGGGATTCCTGAAGACAATTGCTTCATCATGAAAAATGGTGACGTTTTGGCTTTAACCAGAGATAGTGCACGAATTGCTGATCACTTCAGTGCCGGTGATGTTTATCTAAACGATGCTGATATTAATGATAATGTTAGCTCACAAATTTTAAGCGATCGCACAATTTTAGCTAGCGAAGGGGTTGTGACTGCTGTTGCAACCATCAATATTAAAAAACATCGCATTACAGCTGGTCCTGATACAATCTCTAGAGGATTTATCTATATGCGAGAATCAAATGAATTAATTCATGATACGAATAAAGCAGCGTTTAGTTCACTGTTAAACACAATGAAAGAAAAGTCGCATCCAACTGAGAAAGACTTTAACGAGAATATCATTGGTGATTTGCAGGAGTTCTTATATCAAAAAACAGAACGAAGCCCAATGATTGTACCTATGCTTATTTTTGAATAAATCAATGATTTTGAATTTACTCACTTATTTATGAGATAATGTAAGAGTCTTCAAACGGAAATTGCAAGAACAAGTTAGCCACCCCGCAGGCGAAGTTGCGGGGCAAGTCAGAATATCTATTGAAGGTCAAGATAATAGCTACGCACTACATGATTTACGAATACGTGCTGCTTCAATTTGAAAAGCTTCTTTTGGGGTTTGATACTTCAAGATACGTCGCGGTAATTGGTTAAGACGACTTTCAACCATTGAAACCGTCTTGGGACCAATCGTATCTAATGAGTGTCCCTTAGGTAAATATCGTCTAATCATGCGGTTATGAGTTTCATTGGTTGCTCTTTCAAAGGAACTATACGGATGGGCATAATAGATGTCAGCTACGCCGTCTAAGACTGCATTCAAGGCTGTGAACTCCGTTCCGTTGTCAGCAGTAACAGATTTAATAAGATCACCAAATTCAGCACAAATTCCCTTAAGTGCATACGATACCGAATCAGCATCTTTGCCTTCAATCAAGCGAACAATATCATAACGAGTTTTACGTTCCGTGAAGGTCAATAATACACTTTCATGTCCACTTCGTTTACCAACTACAGTATCAATCTCAAAGTGGCCAAATTCCTTGCGTTTGTCGACCCTTTTAGGACGTTCCTCAATACTTTTACCAGCTAAACGTCGATGCTTGTTTGACCAGTGATGTTTAGTACGACGGTTAGCCTTCTCCACCAAATCAAGATTACGGATCTCTAACAATTGCGCATCGATATAGTTGTAGAGAGTTTTCGTACAAACCATCTCCGTGCGCTTAAACAGATGTTGTTGGTGGGCGAAGCCGACTGCTGCATCAGGTGACCAATCATCTTGGTGGAAATGATCATCAAAGTAAGCCAGAAAGTTAGTAACAAATTTAAATTTTAGAGGTCGATGACAGCGTTGTCGATTCGTTTGATACCGAACTTGGGCCGTATCAGGCGCATAAACGCTAAAGTACTGTTCTTTACCATTGAGTTTCTTTACCTGTTGAATGCGGCCACGCTTAAGCTCATTATTAATAGTTTGATGACAGACACCAATTTCAGCGGCAATTTGACGAGCAGATTTGCCTGCAGAAAGTAAGCCAGCAATTCTGCCTCGCTCAATTGGAGTTAAATGATGACCCTTTACGTGAGATGTGATAAGCTGTTCTTGCACCAAGACGAAAACCTCTTTCATTGTTTAGTGTGGGAACTTCAATGATACCTGATTTTTTCGTCTTGGTGTCTTTTATTTGGCCACTTTTAAAAGGTGGCTAACTTGATTATAAAATTCGCGAAGAGTCTTCAAATGTGAGAATAAAATTTCGCATTTAAAGGTTCTTTTTTTGATTTTAATATTAATTTATGGAATTAAATTAGTTTCAAACTAGTTGTTCGAACAGAAAAATGTTAAATTAGAATTATAGAGATAGATTTGGATAAACCTATAGAGATGGGAAGATGATTGCGATTAACAATGATAATGATTGGTCTGTGCCAGAATCACGAATGGGCCGTTTAAGAGCAAAAGAACAGCAAAAGCAGCAAAATAAAGTTAATAAACGAAAAAAAGTTACCAAGGATCCAAATGGGTCAAAAGCACCTAAGTCTGTAAAACCACAAAACAAGAAGAAAAACGAAAATCAAAAAAAATGGTTTTGGATTGTTGGAATCATTGTCGTAATTTTTATTGCAATCTTTTTTATTGTTCGTCGCACAAACAATGCTTCAGCAAAAGAGAATGCAGAACGCATCGTTCAAAAGAGCTTCAATGATGATAGAGATAATATTACAGATAATGCTACACGGGCGCAAATGGTTCAACTTGCCGCTGATGCCAAGAAAATCAGAGATAATACAGAAGCCAATCAATACAGTCAGTTAGCAAGTTTAGGTAAGAGTGCCATTTCGTTTAGTGAAGAAGTTGCTAACCTACAAAGTGGCAATAATTATCGGGTGACAACGACTGGTTCCAAGGTTACAAGTCTCTTGGAGGATTTGAAAGCAACAACGTTTAAATCAGATTTTACTGGATTTTATAATGAATATCATAAATCATTAACTAATTTAAAACCTAAAGCAATTGAAGTCAGCAAATTGCATAAGCAGACCAATAACTTGTTTAAAAATGGGAAAAGTGGTACTTTAAGTGCTTCTGTTACGACTGTTAAGTTGAACAATCTGCTAGACAAACTTAATAAGTATCCTAATTTTGAACGAGCTAGTCAAGATCTTACCCGAGTGGAAAAAGCAGTTAAGACGTATCGTAAGAAGCAAGCAAGCGAATCTTCATCGATAGCAAGTTCACAAGCAAGTGAATCAGCTGCAATAGCAAGTTCACAGAGTGCGTCGGCAGTTATTGCTTCTTCACAGAGCGCGGCAGCTTCTGAAAGTGCTAGATCAGCATCAGCAAAAGCAGCAAGTGAATCTGCAGCAAGTTCATCAACTAGAGCTTCAAGTAGCACCAGTGCAAGTAGAGCAAGCAGTGAGTCAAGTTCAACTAGTAGCAGTAGCTCATCAAAAAATAGCAGTTCACAAAGTTCTTCGAGTAAGGCATCAAGTTCACAAAGAAATTAAGATTTAAAATAAAAAGGTTTTTCAGTCAATAAACTGAAAAACCTTTTTTGTTTGCATAGTAAAACTGATAAGAGAGGAGACATGAATAGATGGTGGATGAAACTAGATTTTTATTCTAGTTTACATAATATATATTATTCAAAGTAGTTTAAAACTGTTTTAGACCAGGTGAATTTAAATGTTTGGTTAATCCTTGATTGGACATCCTCTTTTGGATAAGTTATTAAAGCCACCAAGTTAATACAGAATTGTAAAACGCCTTTGTGTGCCTGTGTCAGGATGCTGATCATCTACTATCATCCATTACAACTCACAAGCCATCACCGAAGCTCATGCGTTGTATTGTTGGTCGATCGGTTTTACTAAGCCACAAGTTGGCATTATATTTTAAAATAACGACTTACCACTGACGACACTTATCTAAATACCTGTTTGATAAAAAACTATATTTATCCAATAAACGGTGCTTCTATGGCGGTGTGTTGTGTAACTTCAAAAACTTTCGTGGATAACTGTCTTTAAAATCATTTTTAGAGTACTTGTATTTAGATATTACCAATTCCTCCAGGTAACTAAAGGTTAAACCAAATACGTGATAAACGATACGTATATTAATGGGTCTACACTTTCTGGTATTGGTGAATAACTGATACCAGTTTTTATTTTGAAAATTAAAAGGACATCTGTCCTCTTTGTGCTACGATTTAATCGCCAAACAAAATCGAAAAGAGGAAAAACAGATGTCCCTAACTAATTCTATTTTAAGCTTGTTTGAAATGACAGACCCAAATATAACCGTAACTGGTGTTACCAAGAAACGTTGCCCGAATGGACAACGAATTCATGTCGTTCACGCCAACCTTTCTTATCAGCTTGTGAAATGTCCCCATTGTGGCCATAAAAGTCTAATTAAAAACGGTACCCACGTTAGTCATCTAAGGTTGGGAACCTTATCAGGCGGACGTTATGAAATGCAGCTAAGACGACAAAGATATCAATGCCAACATTGTTTAAAAACCTGTGGAGCTAAAACTAACCTCGTTAGACGTAATGAAACTTTTACCCACAATGTTAAACATCAGGTCATTGTGCTAGCTCGTGACATGCTGACCAGTAAAGAAATCGCTAAAATTTGTGGCATTTCACCAAGTAGTGTTCAACGTATTTTAAATGCAAATATTCACTTGGCTTACCGTGTTAAGCAACTTCCGCCAAATCTTTGTTTCGATGAATTTCGTTCCTGTAATCATCTAATGTCCTTTAACTGTTGCGATGCCGTTAGTCATCGCCGCATTGTGACCCTCAAAGATCGTCTCAGTAAGGATATCATTGATTACTTTGAAGCTCGTTATTCAGTTCAAGAACGTGCGAAAGTTCAAACAATTACTATTGATATGAACGCCGAATATGCTAGCTTTATTCATCGTTTATTCCCGAATGCTGTCACGATTATTGACCGTTTCCACATTATTCAGCTTGCTGGTCGTGCACTAGACAATGAACGTACATGTATTATCCGTACTTTTCAAGATAAGCATTCACGCATTTACCGCATCCTTAAATCTCAATGGCGTTTATTTCATTTGGCAGAAGAGAAAATCAATGACACTAAGCTTATCTATTTACGAGGCATTAACGAGTATATGACCCAACAGAACGCCATCGACCTTGCCTTAGATGAATTTCCAGAATTCAAAACTGTGTATCAAACTTATCAAGGCATTCTAACTGCTATCCACCAAAAGAATGCCACGGGATTTAAAAATTTGATTACCAACTACCAAGTAGCTGGTAATCAAATGGACGTCACCATTTCAACCTTCGTTAAGAACGGCTCAGCAGTGCTCAACAGTTGTCGTTATCCGTATTCTAACGGTCCTATTGAAGGACTTAATCGCAAAATCAAGGTATTAAAGCGTAGCTGTTTTGGTTTTCGAAATATTCATAACTTCTTCATTCGTATCAGTTTAATTCATGAGTAAACAAAAAGCACATTCACCGAAGTGAACATGCCTTCAAAAATCTCTACCAATACAGTTTGACAGAGACCCATATTAATTCATGGCATACATTGTTTTCCGAACAAAAACCCAATCTCTTATTTTTCAAATAGAAATTGGGTTTGTTTAAATATAATTTTGAGTAACTATTTTAAAACCTTAGTTAATGGTGGAACCACTTGTTTTTTACGTGAAACAACGCCTGGAAGATTCATTCGGTTATTACTTAACTTGTGATTGAAGGCAGTTTCGACGGCCTCTGTCCCCTCACCTAAGACCAATAACTCTGAATCACTGGTCAAAACGTTTGTTGCTAATAGAAGGAATAAATCATAAGAATTATTTGTAATAAGCGATTTAATGGTATCTTCTAATTCATCTTGGCGTTTGAAAACATCGTTTAAATCAACAGTGTTAACCTGACCAATTCGAACAGTTTTGCCACCCATGTCAAACGATTTAGCGTCGCCTTCAAGAATATCTTCAGCACTACGACTGTTAACGTCGCTACCAGCCTTCAGCATTTCAATTCCGTAAGCTTCGTAATCAGCAACGCCAGCAATTTTTGCTAAAGCAGGAACCGCATTGCGTTCATCATCAGTAGTTGTAGGTGATTTCAAAAGTAATGTATCTGAAATAATTGAAGATAACATCAAACCAGCAATATTGCTAGGAATTTCAACGTCATTTTCTAAATACATTTTATAGATAATTGTGCTACAACAGCCAATGGGTTCTGCACGATAAAAAAGAGGTTGTGCGGAAGTAAAGTCAATCTTATGATGATCAATAACGCTTGTTACAGTGACATCTGCCAAATCGGATACACTTTGGATAGCTTCGTTATGGTCAACTAAAACAACTGAATCAACTTCAGGTTTGGCTTTAGTAATCACACGAGGTGCTTTTACGTTAAAGTGATTCAAAACAAAGTTTGTTTCGTTATTAGTCTCACCTAAAGCAACAGCTTCAACCTCGTCACCTAACTTGTTTGCTAAATAAGCATATTCAATTGCACAACTGATGGCATCTGTATCTGGATTCTTATGACCAAAAACTAATTCTTTACTCATGATTAATAAAAACTCCTTATATATATTTAATTTTTATATATTTAATTTTGGTTACCGATCATTTTACGTAAACGTTCTGTGTAGCTTTCTTTGCTTAGATAGTCATCAAATTCTTCTAAGAAAGTATTGATTCTGGGGATTTCATCCTTATCTTTTCGGAAAACAAAACTTAAGTCAAAGTTAATGGCTGGGTCAAAACGTGCCATCCATGTCTCACTTGATCCCGGATGTGAAATTACATACGAAGCAGGTAAGGCTGTATTTACTTTTGCAGTTTCTGCAAAGCGGCGAATTTGATCTGGTGTCGTAAAACGCGCAACGCTATTTGGCACATCAACTAATTGATTTTTATATGCCTCACGTAAAACGCCCTCTAAGTAATAACCTTCCGGATAAGTAACCCAATTAGCGTTTAATGTTTGCTTTAATTTAATCTTCTTTTGTTTAGAAAGCTTTTCTTCATGGTGAATGAAAAGTAAATCTTCGTTAATAATTTTTCGTGATTCGTAGGGTTTCCAATTTTTGATACTGTCGTCTGGCAAGTACATAATTGCCAAATCAATACGATTATTCTCTAACCGTTCCCAAATTTCTTTACGTGTTAAGGTATGGAACGAAATCAGAATGTCAGGCTGTTTTTCATAATATTTTGTGATGAAGTCTTCAAACACACGGGATTCAATCGGAGCCAACATGCCAATGTTGATTTCACCGT contains the following coding sequences:
- a CDS encoding NFACT RNA binding domain-containing protein, yielding MSFDGSFTHAMVHELNSLLQSGRITKIHQPYDNEIIITFRANRKNFPVLLSAHPNYARVQVTQIPYANPAVPTNFTMMLRKYLDGAILNSIKQVENDRIINFSFSKRNELGDIDELLLAVEIMGRRSNIILLNNSTKVIIDTIKHINADQNRYRLLLPGATYLTPPSQDKKNPFSDSSEDYKTDLQKFPNQEVLADELRKNYQGLNKETSLELANYLHQHSSENAFTDFFAKFEHPEPTMTTQKQKAIFTAFPYATLEGQVKQFESLSSLLDAFYVAKAQRDRVIQKAGNLVRVVKNDLKKNKTKLKKLNQTLVNSEQADTYKVKGEILTTYLNQVDRGMTEITLPNFYEENRDIKISLSNQISPSQNAQKYFKKYQKAKNAVHYVSEQLEKTHQEIDYLDNIMTQIELANPQDLDEIREELEKEGYLKPNQKKKKQKRLQTSKPETFQATDGTQISVGKNDTQNDRLTLKTAKKTDIWLHTQKIPGSHVIIHSSDPSEQTLSEAANLAAYFSKAQLSSHVPVDYVPVKRVHKPNGAKPGLVIYEGQNTILVDPDENIVNKLRK
- a CDS encoding DegV family protein, producing MKTAIVTDSTCYLTDKEIADNHITVVPIPVVIDGKSYDEGVDITTEEFYQKLRTSGSFPSTTQPPLGKMIELYKTLRDKGYENVISIHLASTISGFVNSLDSIKDEIEGLNVYVYDSEITVRLMGTLALEAARMAREEQSPEDILTHLNELRATFGEYFIVDDLQNLVRGGRLSNASAFIGGLLKIKPILTFNDAHEIVAFEKVRSAKKAFARVEELFAQNKAEINYPIRAIIIHANDEPGALKWQERLQAKYPDLPIDISYFGPVIGTHLGEKALALAWLRDYTKH
- the rnjA gene encoding ribonuclease J1, with amino-acid sequence MRKLKVKNNEVAVYAIGGLGEIGKNMYCVQYQDEIVIIDCGIKFPEDELLGVDYIIPDYQFLIENQKKIKAMVITHGHEDHIGGIPFFLQKLNVPIWAGPFASELIKGKLKEHNLLRTTELHELQEDTVLKFRKLSVSFFRTTHSIPDTLGIAVHTPQGTVVQTGDFKFDLTPVGDLPSPNFQKMAAIGGKDSLLLMSDSTNAERPTFTKSERFVEKSIKRIFTEIQGRIIFATFASNVYRVREACEAALEQGRKIAIFGRSMENAIEAGQKLGYLNIPEEALVDAQELHNLPANKLMILCTGSQGEPMAALSRIANGTHRQISLQPDDTVVFSSNPIPGNTVSVNNLINKLDEAGVTVIHGKVNNIHTSGHGGQEDQKLMLRLIKPKFFMPCHGEFRMQMIHTKLAEQTGIPEDNCFIMKNGDVLALTRDSARIADHFSAGDVYLNDADINDNVSSQILSDRTILASEGVVTAVATINIKKHRITAGPDTISRGFIYMRESNELIHDTNKAAFSSLLNTMKEKSHPTEKDFNENIIGDLQEFLYQKTERSPMIVPMLIFE
- a CDS encoding IS30 family transposase — translated: MKEVFVLVQEQLITSHVKGHHLTPIERGRIAGLLSAGKSARQIAAEIGVCHQTINNELKRGRIQQVKKLNGKEQYFSVYAPDTAQVRYQTNRQRCHRPLKFKFVTNFLAYFDDHFHQDDWSPDAAVGFAHQQHLFKRTEMVCTKTLYNYIDAQLLEIRNLDLVEKANRRTKHHWSNKHRRLAGKSIEERPKRVDKRKEFGHFEIDTVVGKRSGHESVLLTFTERKTRYDIVRLIEGKDADSVSYALKGICAEFGDLIKSVTADNGTEFTALNAVLDGVADIYYAHPYSSFERATNETHNRMIRRYLPKGHSLDTIGPKTVSMVESRLNQLPRRILKYQTPKEAFQIEAARIRKSCSA
- a CDS encoding ISL3 family transposase — its product is MCYDLIAKQNRKEEKQMSLTNSILSLFEMTDPNITVTGVTKKRCPNGQRIHVVHANLSYQLVKCPHCGHKSLIKNGTHVSHLRLGTLSGGRYEMQLRRQRYQCQHCLKTCGAKTNLVRRNETFTHNVKHQVIVLARDMLTSKEIAKICGISPSSVQRILNANIHLAYRVKQLPPNLCFDEFRSCNHLMSFNCCDAVSHRRIVTLKDRLSKDIIDYFEARYSVQERAKVQTITIDMNAEYASFIHRLFPNAVTIIDRFHIIQLAGRALDNERTCIIRTFQDKHSRIYRILKSQWRLFHLAEEKINDTKLIYLRGINEYMTQQNAIDLALDEFPEFKTVYQTYQGILTAIHQKNATGFKNLITNYQVAGNQMDVTISTFVKNGSAVLNSCRYPYSNGPIEGLNRKIKVLKRSCFGFRNIHNFFIRISLIHE
- a CDS encoding manganese-dependent inorganic pyrophosphatase, with the protein product MSKELVFGHKNPDTDAISCAIEYAYLANKLGDEVEAVALGETNNETNFVLNHFNVKAPRVITKAKPEVDSVVLVDHNEAIQSVSDLADVTVTSVIDHHKIDFTSAQPLFYRAEPIGCCSTIIYKMYLENDVEIPSNIAGLMLSSIISDTLLLKSPTTTDDERNAVPALAKIAGVADYEAYGIEMLKAGSDVNSRSAEDILEGDAKSFDMGGKTVRIGQVNTVDLNDVFKRQDELEDTIKSLITNNSYDLFLLLATNVLTSDSELLVLGEGTEAVETAFNHKLSNNRMNLPGVVSRKKQVVPPLTKVLK
- a CDS encoding LysR family transcriptional regulator: MKSKQETIFSSKTLTYFLQLADTMNYTQAAQILGITQPALTQQIKKLEHTVGAPLFYSVGKKLRLSDAGYTMLKATHNINEVLNQATDEIQQTTSATHGEINIGMLAPIESRVFEDFITKYYEKQPDILISFHTLTRKEIWERLENNRIDLAIMYLPDDSIKNWKPYESRKIINEDLLFIHHEEKLSKQKKIKLKQTLNANWVTYPEGYYLEGVLREAYKNQLVDVPNSVARFTTPDQIRRFAETAKVNTALPASYVISHPGSSETWMARFDPAINFDLSFVFRKDKDEIPRINTFLEEFDDYLSKESYTERLRKMIGNQN